A window of the Butyricimonas faecalis genome harbors these coding sequences:
- a CDS encoding dipeptidase, translating into MEEIKKYVEENKERFLNELFELIRIPSISSLSEHKPDMYRCAEQWTKIMLAAGADRAEVYETEGNPVAYGEKIIDPALPTVLVYGHMDVMPVDPIELWNTKPFEPVIKDGKIWARGADDDKGQAFMHAKAFEYLMKSGKLNCNVKFMIEGEEEIGSPSLPKFCRDHKDMLKADVILVSDTSMIGRDIPSITTGLRGLAYWQVEVTGPNADLHSGIFGGAVANPINVLCKMIADMQDEKGHITIPGFYDDVLEVSAEERAKMAKAPFDLENYKKSLDIKEVKGEEGFTTNERTGIRPTFDVCGIWGGYTGEGAKTVLPSKAYAKISCRLVPNQKHEKIAKLFKEYFESIAPDCVKVKVDYLHGGPSYVCPIDLPAYKAAEKAYEEVYGKQPVPVRSGGSIPIIATFEEVLGIKSVLMGFGLGSDAIHSPNENYPLEQFFNGITTIPLFYKYFGEIMKK; encoded by the coding sequence ATGGAAGAAATCAAAAAGTACGTGGAAGAGAACAAGGAACGTTTCTTGAACGAGTTATTCGAGTTGATTCGTATCCCTTCAATCTCGTCATTGTCTGAGCATAAGCCAGACATGTATCGTTGTGCCGAGCAATGGACGAAAATCATGTTAGCCGCCGGAGCGGACCGGGCAGAAGTGTATGAAACGGAAGGAAATCCAGTTGCTTACGGGGAAAAGATCATTGATCCGGCTCTTCCTACGGTGTTGGTGTACGGGCACATGGACGTGATGCCGGTTGACCCGATCGAATTATGGAACACGAAACCTTTCGAGCCGGTTATTAAGGATGGTAAGATTTGGGCTCGCGGGGCTGATGATGATAAAGGTCAGGCTTTCATGCACGCCAAAGCGTTTGAATATTTAATGAAATCCGGAAAATTGAACTGTAACGTGAAGTTCATGATCGAGGGAGAAGAGGAAATCGGTTCTCCGAGCCTTCCGAAGTTCTGCCGGGATCATAAGGACATGTTGAAAGCGGATGTGATTCTGGTTTCAGATACCAGTATGATTGGCCGTGATATTCCTTCAATCACTACGGGATTGAGAGGTTTGGCTTACTGGCAGGTTGAAGTTACCGGTCCGAATGCCGATTTACATTCCGGAATATTCGGAGGTGCTGTAGCAAACCCGATCAACGTGTTGTGTAAGATGATTGCCGATATGCAGGACGAGAAAGGGCATATCACGATCCCCGGATTCTATGATGACGTGCTGGAAGTAAGTGCTGAAGAGCGTGCCAAGATGGCGAAGGCTCCTTTTGATTTGGAGAATTACAAAAAATCTCTAGACATCAAGGAAGTGAAGGGCGAAGAAGGATTCACGACCAACGAACGTACAGGTATTCGTCCAACGTTCGACGTGTGTGGTATCTGGGGTGGTTACACGGGAGAAGGGGCCAAGACAGTGTTGCCTTCTAAGGCTTACGCTAAGATCAGTTGCCGTTTGGTTCCGAACCAGAAACATGAGAAGATTGCAAAATTGTTCAAGGAGTATTTCGAGTCGATTGCTCCGGATTGCGTGAAGGTAAAAGTGGATTACCTGCATGGCGGACCTTCTTACGTGTGTCCGATTGATCTGCCGGCTTACAAGGCTGCCGAGAAGGCATACGAGGAAGTGTACGGCAAGCAACCGGTTCCGGTTCGTTCCGGTGGTAGTATTCCAATCATTGCCACTTTCGAGGAAGTGTTGGGAATCAAGTCCGTACTGATGGGCTTTGGTTTGGGTTCCGATGCCATCCACTCCCCGAACGAGAATTACCCACTGGAGCAATTCTTTAATGGAATCACGACAATTCCGTTATTCTACAAATATTTCGGAGAGATTATGAAGAAATAG
- a CDS encoding nucleotidyltransferase family protein encodes MKTTKEYLLLLRTYKLQSAIRYGISRIGIFGSVARGEQQEGSDVDVYVELSSPDLFCLVHIKEELQQLFGCPVDIVRLRDNMNELLKRSIIEEGIYA; translated from the coding sequence ATGAAAACGACGAAGGAATATTTACTGTTGTTGCGGACGTATAAATTGCAGTCTGCGATTCGATATGGGATTTCTCGCATCGGAATCTTTGGCTCCGTAGCTCGTGGAGAGCAACAAGAAGGGAGTGATGTAGATGTTTACGTCGAGCTTTCCTCTCCTGATTTGTTCTGTCTGGTACATATCAAGGAGGAATTACAGCAACTTTTCGGTTGTCCTGTCGATATTGTTCGCTTGCGAGATAATATGAACGAATTATTAAAACGTTCCATTATAGAAGAAGGAATTTATGCTTAA
- a CDS encoding HepT-like ribonuclease domain-containing protein, with product MDSYHYYYNTPSGMERLESTCMLLIAIGEGLKGVDKLTDKQLLVQYPEIDWKGAMGIRDIIAHHYFDLDGEIVYSVVKTKLPDMLVTIRAILKKIE from the coding sequence ATGGATAGCTATCATTATTATTATAATACGCCATCCGGGATGGAACGTTTGGAAAGTACTTGTATGTTACTGATAGCTATAGGAGAAGGATTGAAAGGTGTAGATAAACTTACAGACAAACAATTGTTAGTACAATATCCTGAAATAGATTGGAAAGGTGCGATGGGAATTAGAGATATTATCGCTCATCATTATTTCGATTTGGATGGAGAAATCGTTTATAGTGTTGTCAAGACAAAACTTCCTGATATGTTGGTTACCATTCGTGCGATATTGAAGAAGATAGAATAG